The Agromyces marinus genome window below encodes:
- a CDS encoding tyrosine-protein phosphatase, translating to MEISTRIPVPGTYNFRDVGGLPARGGSVRYGRLFRSDGLHRLGEEGRDALRRLEVGVVVDLRDENESRLMPDDISGLEIEVLQLPVFEGSGASQGERGISLDELYHRILTRHAGVVVQVLREISSAGDRAVVVHCTAGKDRTGIVVALALLAAGVDRESVIADYVVTESLLAGEWLEEMVTLIGRYGIPDTPELRTLMGGSPRAAIESALDEVERRHGSVREFLVASGLDDAELRALESWLVERD from the coding sequence GTGGAGATCTCGACGCGCATCCCGGTGCCGGGCACCTACAACTTCCGCGACGTCGGCGGGCTTCCGGCACGTGGCGGCAGCGTCCGCTACGGCCGCCTGTTCCGTTCCGACGGACTGCACCGGCTCGGCGAGGAGGGGCGCGACGCCCTCCGCAGGCTCGAGGTCGGCGTGGTCGTCGACCTGCGCGACGAGAACGAGTCGCGCCTGATGCCCGACGACATCTCGGGGCTCGAGATCGAGGTGCTCCAGCTGCCCGTGTTCGAGGGCTCAGGCGCCTCGCAGGGCGAGCGCGGCATCTCGCTCGACGAGCTGTACCATCGCATCCTCACGCGGCACGCGGGTGTCGTCGTCCAGGTGCTCCGAGAGATCTCGTCCGCCGGGGACCGGGCCGTGGTCGTGCACTGCACGGCGGGCAAGGACCGCACGGGCATCGTGGTCGCGCTCGCACTGCTCGCGGCCGGCGTCGATCGGGAGTCGGTCATCGCCGACTACGTGGTGACCGAGTCGCTGCTCGCGGGGGAGTGGCTCGAGGAGATGGTCACGCTCATCGGCCGGTACGGCATCCCCGACACTCCCGAGCTGCGCACCCTCATGGGCGGAAGCCCGCGTGCGGCGATCGAGTCCGCGCTCGACGAGGTCGAGCGGCGGCACGGCTCGGTGCGCGAGTTCCTCGTCGCATCGGGCCTCGACGACGCCGAGCTGCGGGCGTTGGAGTCCTGGCTCGTCGAGCGCGACTGA
- the smpB gene encoding SsrA-binding protein SmpB codes for MPKERGEKVVATNRKARHDYLIEDTYEAGIVLSGTEVKSLRQGRASLVDGYAFIDGGEIWLDAVHIPEYTQGTWNNHAPRRKRKLLMHKQEIVKISHKTKDGGYTLIPLSLYFKDGRAKVELAVAKGKKEYDKRQALRERQDKREADRAMASRRHLGE; via the coding sequence GTGCCCAAGGAACGCGGTGAGAAGGTCGTGGCGACCAACCGCAAGGCGCGCCACGACTACCTGATCGAGGACACCTACGAGGCCGGCATCGTGCTCTCGGGCACCGAGGTGAAGTCGCTCCGCCAGGGCCGGGCGTCGCTCGTCGACGGGTACGCCTTCATCGACGGCGGCGAGATCTGGCTCGACGCGGTGCACATCCCCGAGTACACGCAGGGCACGTGGAACAACCACGCCCCGCGACGCAAGCGCAAGCTCCTGATGCACAAGCAGGAGATCGTGAAGATCAGCCACAAGACCAAGGACGGCGGCTACACGCTCATCCCGTTGTCGCTGTACTTCAAGGACGGGCGCGCGAAGGTCGAACTCGCGGTCGCCAAGGGCAAGAAGGAGTACGACAAGCGCCAGGCGCTGCGCGAGCGACAGGACAAGCGCGAGGCCGATCGCGCGATGGCCTCCCGGCGTCATCTCGGCGAGTAG